A DNA window from Actinomadura coerulea contains the following coding sequences:
- a CDS encoding MFS transporter produces the protein MTTAHAHERTDSPDSSGASRRSPRSSPAVRWKKWARHPVVAATVAAAVLHLVWGLALATEGGDLAAQAAWTDFAWTHPGAAYSFAWYGGMHPASYSLVSPYLMAVFGIRTVAVITGTFCATLTAYLLKQFRAPVALPASLWAAFALSCNAASGRVTFGLGLMFALMATIVAFTPRGTPALRAAAMVVLSVLASLASPVAGLFLLVLAGALFLTGRRRAGVCVAVGLPVVVGTTSLLFPFSGVQPISLDAIVLPAVTSVAAILLCAPKSWRFVRTGAAVYLAGIVLTWLIPSPIGSNVERLSLLFGGMFLLSAVARAHGRLRIAVLSLAFIVTASWQVVKPVDDLIHTEPAATAADHARGLIAELGAVGADDARIEVVPLRSHWESSGLSRHFTLARGWNRQVDAERHELFYEKGALTPASYRDWLHKWAVQYVVLPEQEVDWSAQEEAALVEGGQPYLTEIWRDEHWRLYRVASPTPLVAPPAFVTNLNSGELVVDMPSPGSALLRVSWSPWLSATGGDACLARAGEFVRLEARTPGRYTIAARYGLHRGNHCAR, from the coding sequence GTGACCACAGCTCATGCCCATGAGCGGACGGACTCCCCGGACAGCAGCGGGGCGTCACGCCGTTCCCCACGATCCTCGCCCGCCGTCCGGTGGAAGAAGTGGGCGCGCCACCCCGTGGTCGCCGCCACCGTGGCGGCCGCCGTTCTGCACCTGGTGTGGGGCCTGGCCCTCGCGACCGAGGGCGGCGACCTCGCCGCTCAGGCCGCGTGGACGGACTTCGCCTGGACGCACCCCGGCGCGGCCTACAGCTTCGCCTGGTACGGCGGGATGCACCCCGCCTCCTACAGCCTTGTGTCGCCGTACCTGATGGCGGTGTTCGGCATCCGCACGGTCGCGGTGATCACGGGCACGTTCTGCGCCACGCTCACCGCGTACCTGCTCAAGCAGTTCCGGGCCCCGGTCGCGCTGCCCGCCTCCCTCTGGGCCGCCTTCGCGCTGTCCTGCAACGCCGCCTCAGGGCGCGTCACGTTCGGCCTCGGGCTCATGTTCGCCCTCATGGCGACCATCGTGGCGTTCACGCCGCGCGGGACGCCCGCCCTGCGCGCCGCGGCGATGGTCGTGCTGAGCGTGCTGGCCTCGCTCGCGAGCCCCGTCGCGGGCCTGTTCCTGCTGGTCCTGGCCGGCGCGCTCTTCCTGACCGGGCGCCGCCGCGCCGGCGTCTGCGTCGCCGTGGGCCTGCCCGTCGTGGTCGGCACCACCAGCCTGCTCTTCCCGTTCAGCGGCGTCCAGCCGATCTCCCTGGACGCGATCGTCCTGCCCGCCGTCACGAGCGTCGCCGCGATCCTGCTGTGCGCGCCGAAGAGCTGGCGGTTCGTGCGGACCGGCGCCGCCGTCTACCTGGCCGGGATCGTGCTGACCTGGCTGATCCCCTCTCCCATCGGCAGCAACGTCGAACGCCTCTCGCTGCTGTTCGGCGGCATGTTCCTGCTGTCGGCCGTCGCGCGCGCCCACGGGCGGCTGCGGATCGCCGTGCTGTCGCTGGCGTTCATCGTGACGGCGTCCTGGCAGGTCGTGAAGCCCGTCGACGACCTCATCCACACCGAGCCCGCGGCCACCGCCGCCGACCACGCCCGCGGCCTCATCGCCGAACTCGGCGCCGTCGGCGCCGACGACGCCCGCATCGAGGTCGTGCCGCTGCGCTCCCATTGGGAGTCCTCCGGCCTCAGCCGCCACTTCACGCTCGCCCGCGGCTGGAACCGCCAGGTCGACGCCGAACGCCACGAGCTGTTCTACGAGAAGGGCGCGCTGACGCCCGCCTCGTACCGCGACTGGCTGCACAAGTGGGCCGTGCAGTACGTCGTCCTGCCCGAGCAGGAGGTCGACTGGTCGGCGCAGGAGGAGGCCGCCCTCGTCGAAGGCGGCCAGCCGTACCTGACGGAGATCTGGCGGGACGAGCACTGGCGGCTGTACCGCGTGGCGAGCCCCACGCCGCTGGTCGCCCCGCCCGCGTTCGTCACGAACCTCAACTCCGGCGAACTCGTCGTCGACATGCCCTCGCCCGGGTCCGCCCTGCTGCGCGTCTCCTGGTCCCCCTGGCTGAGCGCGACGGGCGGGGACGCCTGCCTGGCGCGCGCGGGCGAGTTCGTCCGGCTGGAGGCGCGCACCCCCGGCCGCTACACCATCGCCGCCCGCTACGGCCTGCACCGCGGCAACCACTGCGCCCGCTGA
- a CDS encoding primosomal protein N': MTKDGGGTDLIPGLDALPGAAAARPGRSGKSAAAGKRAPGKKGARSPAAELPVARIAVDMSLPHLDRPFDYLVPAELDAKAVPGCRVRVRFAGQLVDGFLLERVAESGHGGKLLFLERVTSPEPVLAPEIVALVREVADRCAGTFADVLRLAVPPRHARVEAEPVEDSAPALPGAPDAGVWREYPAGASFLGALAAGRSPRAVWTALPGPDWTEAIARAVAAALSGGRGALVVVADGRDVARIDAALEAELGEGLHVALTAELGPAERYRRWLAVRRGKARAVVGTRAAMFAPVADLGLVVLWDDGDDVHAEPHAPYPHPRDVLALRAHRSAAGALIGGFTRTTDATQLVETGWAHALAADRNRVRERMPRVRYVGEDAQLARDAAARTARLPNVAFEAARQALESGPVLVQVPRRGYVPGIACGRCRTPARCQTCQGPLALGSSHAAPYCGWCGHIAGDWHCPECGFFQVRAVVVGAKRTAEELGRAFPGVPVRTSGREAVLDRVGPERALVVATPGAEPQAENGYPAALLLDGWVLLGRPDLRAGEETLRRWMNAASLVRPQGPVIVAAEGALPAVQALVRWDPVTYAERELAERREAGFPPAARMASLTASPAAIRELLADTRLPEGAEVLGPVPVPQAGAEARERERALIRVPRTAGNALARALKEAQGVRSARKATETVRVQIDPLELI; the protein is encoded by the coding sequence GTGACGAAGGACGGCGGGGGAACGGACCTGATCCCGGGGCTGGACGCCCTTCCGGGCGCGGCCGCCGCCAGGCCGGGCAGGTCCGGGAAGTCCGCCGCGGCGGGGAAGAGGGCGCCGGGGAAGAAGGGGGCGCGCAGCCCGGCCGCGGAGCTGCCCGTCGCGCGGATCGCGGTCGACATGTCGCTCCCGCACCTGGACCGCCCCTTCGACTACCTGGTCCCCGCCGAGCTGGACGCCAAGGCGGTGCCCGGCTGCCGCGTGCGGGTGCGCTTCGCGGGGCAGCTCGTCGACGGCTTCCTCCTGGAGCGGGTCGCCGAGAGCGGCCACGGCGGCAAGCTGCTGTTCCTGGAGAGGGTGACCTCGCCCGAGCCCGTTCTCGCCCCGGAGATCGTCGCGCTGGTGCGCGAGGTGGCCGACCGCTGCGCGGGCACGTTCGCGGACGTCCTGCGGCTCGCGGTCCCTCCCCGGCACGCCCGCGTCGAAGCCGAGCCCGTGGAGGACTCCGCTCCCGCCCTGCCCGGGGCGCCCGATGCCGGAGTGTGGCGGGAGTACCCGGCGGGGGCGTCCTTCCTCGGTGCGCTGGCCGCCGGGAGGTCACCGCGGGCCGTGTGGACCGCGCTGCCCGGCCCCGACTGGACGGAGGCCATCGCGCGCGCGGTCGCCGCCGCGTTGAGCGGCGGGCGCGGCGCCCTCGTCGTGGTCGCGGACGGACGTGACGTGGCGCGCATCGACGCGGCGCTGGAGGCGGAGCTGGGGGAGGGCCTGCACGTCGCCCTGACGGCGGAGCTGGGCCCCGCGGAGCGCTACCGGAGATGGCTCGCCGTCCGGCGCGGCAAGGCGCGGGCGGTCGTCGGCACCCGCGCCGCCATGTTCGCGCCCGTCGCCGATCTCGGGCTGGTCGTGCTGTGGGACGACGGCGACGACGTCCATGCCGAGCCGCACGCGCCGTATCCGCATCCCCGCGACGTGCTCGCCCTGCGCGCGCACCGGTCGGCGGCCGGCGCCCTGATCGGCGGGTTCACCCGTACGACCGATGCGACGCAGCTCGTGGAGACGGGCTGGGCCCACGCGCTCGCCGCCGACAGGAACCGCGTCCGGGAGAGGATGCCGCGCGTCCGCTACGTGGGGGAGGACGCGCAGCTCGCCCGGGACGCCGCCGCCCGCACCGCGCGCCTGCCGAACGTCGCGTTCGAGGCCGCCCGGCAGGCGCTGGAGAGCGGGCCCGTCCTCGTCCAGGTGCCGAGGCGCGGGTACGTCCCCGGCATCGCCTGCGGGAGGTGCCGCACACCGGCGCGCTGCCAGACCTGCCAGGGGCCGCTGGCGCTCGGCTCGTCGCACGCGGCCCCCTACTGCGGCTGGTGCGGCCACATCGCGGGCGACTGGCACTGCCCCGAATGCGGGTTCTTCCAGGTGCGCGCCGTCGTGGTGGGCGCCAAACGCACGGCGGAGGAGCTCGGCCGCGCGTTCCCCGGTGTGCCCGTGCGCACCTCGGGGCGGGAGGCCGTCCTCGACCGGGTCGGCCCGGAACGGGCTCTCGTGGTGGCGACGCCCGGGGCCGAGCCCCAGGCGGAGAACGGGTACCCGGCCGCGCTGCTGCTGGACGGCTGGGTGCTCCTCGGACGGCCTGACCTGCGCGCCGGTGAGGAGACGCTGAGGCGCTGGATGAACGCGGCGTCGCTCGTCCGCCCGCAGGGCCCGGTGATCGTGGCGGCCGAGGGGGCGCTGCCCGCCGTCCAGGCCCTCGTGCGCTGGGACCCGGTCACGTATGCGGAGCGGGAACTGGCCGAGCGCAGGGAAGCGGGGTTCCCGCCCGCCGCGCGCATGGCGTCGCTCACCGCGTCCCCGGCGGCCATACGGGAGCTTCTGGCCGACACCCGGTTGCCTGAGGGCGCGGAGGTCCTCGGGCCCGTCCCCGTCCCGCAGGCGGGCGCGGAGGCCCGGGAAAGGGAACGCGCGCTGATACGGGTGCCCCGCACCGCCGGAAACGCCCTGGCGCGCGCGCTGAAGGAGGCCCAGGGCGTACGCAGCGCACGCAAGGCGACGGAGACCGTCCGCGTCCAGATCGACCCCCTGGAACTGATCTGA
- the def gene encoding peptide deformylase has product MAVKPIRLFGDPVLRTPAEPVKDFDKELRQLVKDLTDTMIDAPGAGLAAPQLGVGLRVFTYYVDDRLGHVVNPTLDLSDEQETDDEGCLSLPGLAFPTPRSLGVVAKGFNMHGEPITLEGTDLLARCVQHETDHLDGIIFIDRMDPEQRKAAMKAIREAEWFGEPAPVVKESPHRTLGKAI; this is encoded by the coding sequence TTGGCCGTCAAGCCCATCCGCCTCTTCGGCGACCCCGTGCTGCGCACGCCCGCGGAGCCGGTGAAGGACTTCGACAAGGAGCTGCGCCAGCTCGTCAAGGACCTCACCGACACGATGATCGACGCCCCCGGGGCGGGCCTGGCGGCCCCCCAGCTCGGCGTCGGGCTGCGCGTGTTCACCTACTACGTCGACGACCGCCTGGGGCATGTGGTCAATCCGACGCTCGACCTTTCGGACGAGCAGGAGACCGACGACGAGGGGTGCCTCTCCCTGCCCGGCCTCGCGTTCCCCACGCCGCGCTCGCTCGGGGTGGTGGCGAAGGGCTTCAACATGCACGGCGAGCCGATCACGCTGGAGGGCACCGACCTGCTGGCCCGCTGCGTCCAGCACGAGACCGACCACCTCGACGGCATCATCTTCATCGACCGGATGGACCCCGAGCAGCGCAAGGCCGCTATGAAGGCGATCCGGGAGGCCGAGTGGTTCGGCGAGCCGGCGCCCGTCGTGAAGGAGTCGCCGCACCGCACCCTCGGGAAGGCGATCTAG
- the fmt gene encoding methionyl-tRNA formyltransferase, giving the protein MRLVFAGTPETALPALTALLGSSHEVVAVVTRPDGRAGRGRRLSPSPVAELAAEAGVEVLKPAKARDPEFLDRLREIAPDCCPVVAYGALLPPEALGIPRHGWVNLHFSLLPAWRGAAPVQRSILHGDDVTGAATFQIEEGLDTGPVYGVLTEPIRPDDTAGDLLGRLAVAGADLLLDTMNGIEAGVLEPRPQPTEGVSHAAKLTPEDGHVDWKSPALHIDRLIRACTPAPGAWTNFRDTRVKLGPVRPAPGSAELAPGALSAGKSEVLVGTATHPVALGEVQPQGKRPMAAADWARGLNLTGKDALH; this is encoded by the coding sequence ATGCGGCTGGTCTTCGCCGGGACGCCGGAGACGGCGCTCCCGGCCCTGACGGCCCTTCTGGGGTCCTCGCACGAGGTCGTGGCGGTCGTGACCCGGCCCGACGGGCGCGCGGGCCGGGGGAGGCGTCTGAGCCCCAGTCCGGTGGCCGAGCTCGCCGCCGAGGCCGGCGTCGAGGTGCTCAAGCCCGCGAAGGCCCGCGACCCCGAGTTCCTCGACCGGCTCCGGGAGATCGCGCCGGACTGCTGCCCGGTGGTCGCCTACGGCGCGCTGCTGCCCCCCGAGGCCCTCGGCATCCCCCGGCACGGCTGGGTGAACCTGCACTTCTCGCTGCTGCCCGCCTGGCGCGGGGCCGCCCCCGTGCAGCGCTCGATCCTGCACGGCGACGACGTGACCGGCGCGGCCACGTTCCAGATCGAGGAGGGCCTGGACACCGGCCCGGTCTACGGCGTGCTCACCGAGCCGATCCGGCCGGACGACACCGCGGGCGACCTGCTGGGACGGCTGGCCGTCGCCGGCGCGGACCTGCTGCTGGACACCATGAACGGCATCGAGGCGGGCGTCCTGGAGCCCCGGCCCCAGCCGACCGAGGGGGTGTCCCACGCGGCGAAGCTGACGCCCGAGGACGGCCACGTCGACTGGAAGAGCCCGGCCCTGCACATCGACCGCCTCATCCGCGCCTGCACCCCCGCGCCGGGCGCGTGGACGAACTTCCGCGACACGCGGGTCAAGCTCGGCCCCGTCCGCCCGGCGCCGGGCTCCGCCGAGCTGGCGCCCGGCGCGCTCAGCGCGGGCAAGAGCGAGGTGCTGGTCGGCACGGCCACCCATCCCGTCGCGCTGGGCGAGGTGCAGCCGCAGGGCAAGCGCCCCATGGCCGCCGCCGACTGGGCCCGCGGTCTCAATCTCACCGGCAAGGACGCGCTGCACTGA
- a CDS encoding RsmB/NOP family class I SAM-dependent RNA methyltransferase, with amino-acid sequence MPPARNRRRVPNTRPGGPRKTGRPQDLVRRTAFDVIRAVETRDAYANLLLPARLRDRGLTGRDAALATELTYGTLRGRGTYDAVLALCSDRELRRIDAPLLDVLRLGAHQVLGTRIPPHAAVATTVELARSVSGPGQAKFANAVLRKVAMRDMDAWLQIVAPADADATTRLSIAHSHPKWIVSAMRDAVGAAEIGELLAADNARPRVTLVARPGRATLEELYDAGADPAPYSPYAAVLAEGDPAGIDAVRDGRAAVQDEASQMVALALAEAPLDGPDARWADLCAGPGGKAGLLSALASQRDARLLAADVQPHRAGLVRRAVDDRTGVVAADGTAPAWRPASFDRVMVDAPCTGLGALRRRPEARWRRGPESVAELGPLQRKLLATALESVRPGGVVAYVTCSPHLAETRVVVDDVLRKRDDVERLDAPAVLAAIAPGLTGLGDGPYAQFWPHRHGTDAMFLALLRRT; translated from the coding sequence ATGCCTCCCGCCCGCAACCGCCGACGCGTCCCGAACACCCGACCGGGCGGTCCCCGCAAGACGGGCCGCCCCCAGGACCTCGTCCGCCGTACCGCGTTCGACGTGATCCGGGCGGTGGAGACCCGCGACGCCTACGCGAACCTCCTGCTTCCCGCGCGCCTGCGCGACCGCGGCCTGACCGGACGCGACGCCGCCCTCGCCACCGAGCTGACGTACGGGACCCTGCGCGGCAGGGGAACCTACGACGCGGTGCTCGCGCTGTGCAGCGACCGTGAACTGCGCCGTATCGACGCGCCCCTCCTGGACGTCCTGCGCCTGGGCGCCCACCAGGTCCTCGGCACCCGCATCCCGCCGCACGCCGCCGTGGCGACGACCGTGGAGCTGGCCCGCTCTGTCTCCGGCCCGGGCCAGGCCAAGTTCGCCAACGCGGTGCTCCGCAAGGTCGCGATGCGCGACATGGACGCCTGGCTCCAGATCGTGGCGCCCGCCGACGCCGACGCCACGACGCGCCTGTCGATCGCGCACAGCCACCCCAAGTGGATCGTGTCCGCCATGCGGGACGCGGTCGGGGCGGCGGAGATCGGCGAACTCCTCGCGGCCGACAACGCCCGCCCCCGCGTGACACTGGTCGCGCGCCCCGGCAGGGCGACCCTCGAAGAGCTGTACGACGCGGGCGCGGACCCCGCCCCCTACTCGCCCTATGCCGCCGTCCTGGCGGAGGGCGACCCGGCGGGTATCGACGCCGTCCGCGATGGGCGCGCGGCCGTCCAGGACGAGGCCAGCCAGATGGTCGCCCTGGCGCTGGCCGAAGCCCCCCTGGACGGCCCGGACGCACGTTGGGCCGACCTCTGCGCCGGCCCCGGAGGCAAGGCCGGGCTCTTGTCGGCCCTGGCCTCCCAGCGCGATGCCAGGCTTCTCGCCGCGGACGTTCAGCCGCACCGCGCCGGGCTCGTCCGCCGTGCGGTCGACGACCGCACGGGTGTGGTCGCCGCCGACGGCACCGCCCCCGCGTGGCGTCCGGCCTCCTTCGACCGGGTCATGGTGGACGCCCCCTGCACCGGCCTGGGCGCGCTCCGCCGCCGTCCTGAGGCGCGCTGGCGCCGGGGCCCCGAATCGGTCGCCGAGCTCGGGCCGCTCCAGCGGAAGCTGCTCGCCACGGCGCTGGAGTCGGTCCGTCCCGGCGGTGTGGTCGCCTACGTCACCTGCTCACCCCACCTCGCGGAGACCCGCGTGGTGGTGGACGACGTCCTGCGCAAGCGCGACGACGTCGAACGGCTCGACGCACCCGCCGTCCTGGCGGCGATCGCCCCCGGCCTCACCGGGCTGGGGGACGGGCCGTACGCCCAGTTCTGGCCGCACCGCCACGGCACGGACGCGATGTTCCTGGCGCTGCTCCGCCGTACCTGA
- a CDS encoding phosphatase PAP2 family protein: MGGSVLTGFMIFMSYLGSAAFYVPLLLALFWCVAPRLAARAAVVLLFGAVVNALLKLVFHAPRPYWTDPNIQGRQSLSSFGMPSGHAQNSVAGWGFFAAQTRRWYLWAGAAAVIFLIGVSRVYLGVHSIGQVLAGWGVGLAVLVAALGLEPVAVPWWRRRHLAVQLALSLAVSLLMLAASWGAARPLRNWQWPQGWAEAVRAAGGVAEPVTLTDSAQACGALCGLLMGLSIVAWRGWFEPGGRAWQRLARLPLGLAGAAAIALFEGAGLVQAFVVQALLVLWVTAGAPEAFVRLRLAARTTPGLTRAGDDRAGLRQ, translated from the coding sequence ATGGGAGGCTCTGTGCTGACCGGCTTCATGATCTTCATGTCGTACCTGGGCAGCGCGGCCTTCTACGTCCCGCTGCTCCTGGCGCTGTTCTGGTGCGTGGCGCCGCGGCTCGCCGCGAGGGCGGCCGTGGTGCTGCTGTTCGGCGCGGTCGTGAACGCGCTCCTCAAGCTGGTGTTCCACGCGCCCCGCCCGTACTGGACGGACCCGAACATCCAGGGCAGGCAGTCGCTGTCGTCGTTCGGGATGCCGTCCGGCCACGCCCAGAACAGCGTGGCGGGCTGGGGCTTCTTCGCCGCCCAGACCAGGCGGTGGTACCTGTGGGCGGGCGCCGCCGCCGTGATCTTCCTGATCGGGGTGTCGCGCGTCTATCTGGGCGTCCACTCGATCGGGCAGGTCCTGGCGGGCTGGGGCGTCGGCCTGGCCGTCCTGGTCGCGGCCCTCGGCCTGGAGCCCGTCGCCGTCCCGTGGTGGCGGCGGAGGCATCTGGCCGTGCAGCTGGCGCTCTCCCTCGCGGTCTCCCTGCTGATGCTCGCGGCGTCCTGGGGTGCGGCACGGCCGCTCCGGAACTGGCAGTGGCCTCAGGGATGGGCGGAGGCCGTCAGGGCGGCCGGAGGCGTCGCCGAGCCCGTCACGCTGACCGACTCGGCCCAGGCGTGCGGCGCTCTCTGCGGCCTCCTGATGGGGCTGTCCATCGTCGCCTGGCGCGGCTGGTTCGAGCCGGGCGGCAGGGCCTGGCAGCGCCTGGCGCGGCTCCCGCTGGGCCTCGCGGGGGCGGCGGCCATCGCCTTGTTCGAGGGGGCGGGCCTGGTCCAGGCGTTCGTCGTCCAGGCGCTGCTCGTGCTGTGGGTGACGGCGGGCGCGCCGGAGGCGTTCGTCCGCCTGCGCCTGGCGGCCCGTACCACCCCGGGCCTCACCCGGGCGGGTGACGATCGGGCGGGGCTGCGCCAATAG
- the rpe gene encoding ribulose-phosphate 3-epimerase, whose product MAPQIAPSILSADFARLAEDVERIARSADWVHVDVMDNHFVPNLTLGLPIVEALLRNSALPLDCHLMIEDPDRWAPQYAEAGAGSVTIHAEAAKAPIRTLRAIRAAGARAGLGVNPATPVDGFEDLLGEIDMLLLMTVEPGFGGQKFLDVVLPKVRRARELIKGRDLPVWLQVDGGVSAETIERCAEAGADVFVAGSAVYGADDPAEAVRRLRAQAEEATAKADW is encoded by the coding sequence ATGGCTCCTCAGATCGCACCCAGCATCCTGTCCGCCGACTTCGCCCGCCTGGCGGAGGACGTCGAGCGCATCGCCCGGTCCGCCGACTGGGTCCACGTCGACGTGATGGACAACCACTTCGTCCCGAACCTCACCCTGGGACTGCCCATCGTGGAGGCGCTGCTCAGGAACAGCGCGCTGCCCCTCGACTGCCACCTGATGATCGAGGACCCCGACCGCTGGGCGCCGCAGTACGCCGAGGCCGGAGCCGGGAGCGTCACCATCCACGCCGAGGCGGCGAAGGCGCCCATCCGCACCCTGCGGGCCATCCGCGCCGCCGGCGCGCGCGCGGGGCTGGGCGTCAACCCGGCCACCCCGGTGGACGGCTTCGAGGACCTCCTCGGCGAGATCGACATGCTGCTGCTGATGACCGTCGAGCCCGGCTTCGGCGGCCAGAAGTTCCTGGACGTCGTCCTGCCGAAGGTCCGCCGCGCGCGGGAGCTGATCAAGGGCCGCGACCTCCCGGTCTGGCTCCAGGTGGACGGCGGCGTCAGCGCCGAGACGATCGAGCGCTGCGCGGAGGCGGGCGCGGACGTGTTCGTCGCCGGCAGCGCCGTCTACGGTGCCGACGACCCGGCCGAGGCCGTCCGCAGGCTCCGCGCCCAGGCCGAAGAGGCGACGGCCAAGGCGGACTGGTGA
- a CDS encoding HAD-IA family hydrolase → MLFDVDGTLVDSTPLVERAGREWAAEYGIDPDVFMSGAHGRRTSDRVAEFVPAGQVREATARLDALEAVSTDGITALPGALELLSDLGGLPHAFVTSMDRAQLKVRTGVAGIPSPPVVVTAEDVPDGKPDPSGYLRAARLLGVDPSACVVVEDAPAGIAAGRAAGATVVALVTSHPEESLGEAHHVVQDLSRVTATPAGLRLTVG, encoded by the coding sequence GTGCTGTTCGACGTGGACGGCACCCTCGTCGACTCGACGCCCCTCGTCGAACGCGCGGGCCGCGAATGGGCCGCCGAGTACGGCATCGACCCGGACGTGTTCATGTCGGGCGCCCACGGCCGCCGCACGAGCGACCGCGTGGCCGAGTTCGTTCCGGCCGGACAGGTCCGGGAGGCCACCGCGCGCCTGGACGCGCTGGAGGCGGTCAGCACCGACGGCATCACCGCTTTGCCGGGCGCCCTGGAGCTGCTGTCGGACCTGGGCGGCCTGCCCCACGCCTTCGTGACGTCCATGGACCGGGCGCAGCTCAAGGTGCGCACCGGAGTGGCCGGCATCCCCTCCCCGCCCGTCGTGGTGACCGCCGAGGACGTCCCGGACGGCAAGCCCGACCCGTCCGGCTACCTCCGGGCGGCCCGCCTGCTGGGCGTCGACCCGTCCGCCTGCGTCGTCGTCGAGGACGCCCCCGCCGGGATCGCCGCGGGCCGCGCGGCCGGGGCCACGGTCGTCGCGCTGGTCACCAGCCACCCGGAGGAGTCCCTGGGGGAGGCCCACCACGTCGTCCAGGACCTGAGCCGCGTGACGGCCACCCCGGCCGGCCTGCGCCTCACCGTCGGCTGA